A window from Candidatus Nitrospira neomarina encodes these proteins:
- a CDS encoding DUF4347 domain-containing protein translates to MKSMHCKPATLQAGKDPKVVKPGAKKKRKPTPPQEPDTARLTGTCIALEPRILFDGAALATGAEVVQDTTTQDQPGVPEVNGETSTDSNTHDTSDNDALWSSGLSLSTSSDRKEIVFIDTRVENYQTLMDGIDPAAEVILLDARRDGIEQIAEALKDRSDIDAIHLIGEGTEAEMHLGTAFLTNDSISNHYAALLSQIGQSLSADADLLIYGCNFGRGAGGLSAIQALADLTRADIAASTDRTGHVSEYANWQLEISTGFIESSIVIGQATQDVWEGVLATYTVTNTNDSGAGSFRQAILDANANAGSDTINFSIAGAGPHVITLTGSELDPITGPVLIDGWSEPDFAGTPVIRIDGSSLGGPSRDGLSFTGTSDGSTVRGLMITGFSRDGILIQSGADNITVVGNWIGTTGTGSTGVGNGDDGIEIAGSNAIIGGTGANDRNVITNSGDEGITIVGSGVTGHLIQGNYIGLDPDGSTGGGNTDVGIAIITGSGNTIGGTTAAARNVISKNFEGIEINTNNNIVQGNYIGTDAGGTLNRGNRSDDGVEVQGSATGNLIGGTAAGAGNLIAFNALDGVNIVNGSSNAVLGNRIHSNSNLGIDLGTSGVTANDAGDPDTGANNLQNFPVLTSANSNTSGTTIVGTLNTNASLAYRIEFFANRPSVADASNGEGERYLGFTTVTTDGSGNASFNVTLNSVWINAGDRVTATATRDLGGGNYGDTSEFAANATATSTGIVVVDTTSDVSDGTTTSITNLGNARGADGRISLREAVAATNATGGTDTIVFNIPAALTGGAHTIIVSSALPSITEAVIIDGTTEPDFGTTPIIEIDGTSAGAGSNGLVISGTGGGSTLRGLVIQNFVQNGILLQGGNNLIAGNYIGLDADGTTTRGNNTSGTGIQGGIRIESANNTIGGLVAADRNVISGNIFSGIALAGAGATGNQIRGNYIGTDAGGTLDRGNTQEGIEIDNADGNTIGGSAAGAQNVISGNDSDGIEIDNGDNNIIQGNYIGTDYTGTLDLGNSRDGIDLNEDTGDGATGNLIGGTGANEGNLIFGNDLHGIEVRDAPTTGNAILGNRIYGNTLRGINLEGGTEDGFGVTANDAGDGDAGANDLQNFPVLTTADVDSPTQVTIDGTFNSTASSTFRIEFYKNTIATGQDPSSHGEGQTYLGFTSVTTDGSGNGTFNTTLTASVTAGEFVTATATRDLGGGNYGSTSEFALNATATAVNDIPVIANLGGDTLAYTEGDGAQVIDQSGNAAVSDVDSADFDTGTLTVSFQAGSDAAEDVLAIRDQGAGPTNITVAGSAVSYGGTQIGTFTGGSGGTDLVITLDANADSAAVSALVQNITYENTDTDNPTLGSRTVRYVLTDGDGGTSANYDTTVTISSQNDAPVLTPASPTLTTITEDDTTNSGDLVSTIVGASITDVDSGAVEGIAITGLTSGNGTWEYDIGGGWTAVGAVSDVSALLLRSTDSLRFVPDGQNADSATVTYRAWDQTSGTEGTKVDASTNGGTTAFSTATDTASITVTAVNDAPVLTPASPTLTTITEDDTSNSGDLVSAIVGSSIADVDSGAVEGIAITGLTSGNGTWEYDIGSGWTAVGAVSDATALLLRSTDSLRFVPDGLNADSATVTYRAWDQTSGTEGTKVDASTNGGTTAFSTATDTATITVTAVNDAPAIITNGGGPTAALTRSENITAVTTVTATDVDVPADTLQYSIIGGADMALFSIGSGTGVLVFNAAPDFEAPGDADTDNVYEVTVQVSDGNGGFDTQAISVTVVDNVGTLTVDTTSDTADGDTSSIAALLADKGFDGFISLREAIIATNNTGNDGAADQINFNIAGAGPHTISPSSALTTLTDVVVIDGYTQAGSSANTLATGNDGVLQIELNGTGAGSANGLTLGSGSAGSTIKGLIINRFSLSGIQLSGANNVVVGNWIGLDNTGAVDQGNAIDGITITANNNTIGSAAAADRNVISGNNDEGVDVDPGISGTVIQGNYIGTNISGTAAVGNGQVGVGPWGGIIVDGSNNTIGGSNTGEGNLISGNNQWGVWIIGTGNRVLGNKIGTDAAGTVALGNVGDGIQIATSSNKVGGVNAGEGNLIAHNTNNGVNVTGGTNNSILGNQIHSNTGLGIELGSTGVTVNDAGDADAGANDLQNFPVLATADVDSPTQVTIDGTFNSTASSSFRVEFFKNTTATGEDPSGHGEGQTYLGFTSVTTDGSGNGSFNLTLNASVTTGEFVTATATEDLGGGNYGSTSEFSLNTTAVAENDAPVLTPSSPTLTTITEDDTSNSGHLVSAIVGASITDVDTGAVEGIAITALTSGNGTWEYDIGGGWTAVGAVSDDDGLLDGDGYGDDHGDGGQ, encoded by the coding sequence ATGAAATCCATGCACTGCAAGCCCGCGACGCTCCAGGCCGGGAAGGACCCTAAGGTGGTGAAACCTGGCGCGAAGAAGAAGCGGAAGCCCACCCCACCCCAAGAACCGGATACAGCCAGATTGACCGGAACCTGTATCGCCCTGGAGCCACGGATCCTATTCGATGGAGCCGCCCTCGCCACGGGAGCGGAAGTCGTTCAAGACACCACCACGCAAGATCAACCGGGCGTTCCCGAAGTCAATGGTGAGACAAGTACGGATTCCAACACTCACGATACTTCCGACAATGACGCCCTCTGGTCCTCCGGTCTTTCCCTCTCCACGTCTTCGGACCGCAAAGAGATCGTCTTCATCGATACGCGTGTTGAAAATTATCAGACGCTTATGGACGGGATCGATCCGGCCGCGGAAGTTATTCTTCTGGATGCGAGACGGGACGGGATCGAACAGATTGCGGAAGCCCTCAAGGATCGGAGCGATATCGACGCCATTCATCTCATCGGGGAAGGCACCGAGGCCGAGATGCATTTGGGTACGGCCTTTCTCACGAACGATTCGATCAGCAATCACTATGCGGCGCTGCTCAGTCAGATTGGACAGAGTCTGTCTGCCGACGCCGATCTGTTGATCTACGGCTGTAACTTCGGGCGTGGAGCAGGCGGCCTCTCGGCTATCCAGGCCTTAGCGGATCTCACAAGAGCGGATATCGCCGCCAGCACGGACCGCACCGGGCACGTGAGCGAATATGCCAACTGGCAACTGGAAATTTCCACCGGCTTCATTGAGTCGTCCATTGTGATCGGCCAGGCCACGCAAGACGTATGGGAAGGGGTGCTGGCCACGTATACCGTGACCAATACCAATGATTCCGGGGCAGGGTCGTTCAGACAAGCCATTCTCGATGCCAATGCCAATGCCGGGAGTGACACCATTAATTTCAGCATTGCCGGTGCGGGCCCACACGTCATCACTCTCACTGGGAGTGAGCTGGATCCCATTACTGGCCCGGTGCTCATTGATGGCTGGAGCGAACCCGATTTCGCGGGTACGCCGGTCATTCGAATAGACGGGTCTTCACTGGGGGGGCCGAGCAGAGATGGCCTCTCTTTTACCGGGACCAGCGACGGCAGTACGGTCCGAGGATTGATGATCACGGGATTTTCTCGAGACGGGATCCTTATTCAGTCGGGTGCGGACAATATCACCGTGGTTGGGAATTGGATCGGTACAACCGGGACCGGTTCGACCGGCGTAGGAAATGGAGATGATGGGATTGAAATTGCTGGTTCCAACGCCATCATCGGCGGTACCGGGGCTAATGACCGTAACGTCATCACCAACAGTGGAGACGAAGGAATCACCATCGTGGGTTCAGGAGTCACCGGACATCTCATCCAAGGGAATTACATCGGTCTTGATCCTGACGGATCAACCGGAGGGGGCAATACCGATGTCGGGATCGCCATTATAACGGGGTCCGGCAATACGATTGGCGGCACCACAGCGGCTGCCAGAAATGTCATTTCAAAAAATTTCGAAGGGATCGAAATCAACACGAATAATAACATTGTGCAGGGAAACTACATCGGGACGGATGCGGGCGGCACGTTGAACCGAGGGAATCGCTCAGACGATGGAGTGGAAGTCCAGGGCAGTGCGACCGGCAACCTGATCGGCGGGACGGCAGCAGGAGCCGGCAACCTCATCGCCTTCAACGCATTGGATGGGGTGAATATCGTTAACGGAAGTAGTAATGCGGTACTTGGGAATCGAATTCATTCAAACAGTAACTTGGGCATTGACCTGGGTACGAGCGGAGTCACCGCTAACGATGCGGGTGATCCGGACACCGGCGCCAACAACTTGCAAAATTTTCCCGTGCTCACTTCTGCCAACTCTAATACGAGCGGCACGACGATTGTCGGTACACTCAACACCAATGCCAGTCTCGCCTATCGTATCGAATTTTTTGCCAATCGCCCTTCCGTTGCGGACGCCTCTAATGGTGAAGGTGAGCGCTACCTGGGCTTCACGACCGTCACGACTGATGGATCCGGTAATGCGAGCTTCAACGTAACCCTGAATAGCGTCTGGATAAACGCGGGTGATCGCGTCACGGCAACGGCCACGCGTGATCTCGGCGGCGGCAACTACGGCGATACCTCGGAGTTCGCGGCCAACGCCACCGCAACCTCTACCGGCATAGTGGTCGTCGATACGACGAGCGATGTCAGCGACGGCACGACGACGAGCATCACTAATCTGGGTAACGCGCGTGGCGCCGACGGCCGCATCTCATTAAGGGAGGCCGTTGCGGCAACCAATGCGACAGGCGGGACCGATACTATTGTGTTCAATATACCCGCTGCGCTGACGGGGGGTGCCCATACGATTATCGTCAGCTCGGCTCTGCCATCAATCACGGAGGCCGTCATCATCGATGGCACCACCGAGCCGGATTTTGGGACCACACCCATCATTGAGATAGACGGCACCAGCGCAGGTGCCGGGTCAAACGGATTAGTGATCAGTGGGACTGGGGGCGGTTCGACTCTCCGTGGGCTGGTCATTCAAAATTTTGTTCAGAACGGCATCCTCCTCCAAGGGGGGAATAACCTGATTGCGGGAAATTACATTGGCCTCGACGCCGACGGCACGACGACGAGGGGAAATAATACGTCCGGCACGGGTATTCAAGGCGGTATTCGAATTGAATCAGCCAATAATACCATCGGTGGTCTTGTTGCCGCTGATCGCAATGTAATATCCGGAAACATATTCAGCGGAATTGCGCTTGCCGGTGCCGGTGCCACAGGAAATCAAATCCGGGGAAACTATATCGGGACCGACGCCGGAGGAACCCTTGATCGTGGGAATACGCAGGAAGGGATTGAGATCGACAATGCCGACGGAAATACCATTGGAGGTTCCGCCGCCGGCGCACAAAATGTGATCTCAGGCAATGACAGCGATGGGATCGAAATCGACAACGGCGACAACAACATCATTCAAGGAAACTATATCGGGACGGACTATACGGGCACACTCGACCTTGGGAACAGCCGTGATGGCATCGATCTCAATGAAGATACGGGAGACGGGGCTACTGGCAATCTTATTGGTGGGACAGGTGCGAACGAAGGGAACTTGATTTTCGGAAACGACCTGCATGGGATTGAGGTACGCGATGCTCCTACTACTGGAAATGCGATCCTGGGGAACCGGATTTATGGAAACACTCTCCGGGGAATTAATCTCGAGGGAGGCACAGAAGACGGTTTCGGCGTAACCGCCAATGACGCAGGGGACGGAGATGCCGGCGCTAACGACCTACAGAATTTTCCGGTGCTCACGACGGCTGATGTGGACTCACCCACGCAGGTCACCATTGACGGAACATTCAATAGTACAGCTAGTAGCACCTTTCGGATCGAATTTTATAAAAACACCATTGCTACCGGGCAAGATCCTTCCAGTCACGGAGAAGGACAAACCTATCTCGGCTTTACGAGCGTCACGACAGACGGAAGTGGAAACGGGACGTTCAACACCACCCTTACAGCTTCGGTTACCGCCGGTGAGTTTGTGACCGCTACTGCCACGAGAGATCTTGGCGGCGGCAACTATGGTTCAACCTCCGAATTCGCGCTTAACGCGACAGCCACCGCGGTCAATGACATCCCGGTCATTGCCAACCTGGGGGGCGACACGTTGGCCTACACCGAAGGCGACGGCGCGCAAGTCATCGACCAGAGTGGCAATGCGGCGGTGAGTGATGTGGACTCGGCGGACTTTGACACGGGGACGTTGACGGTCTCCTTCCAAGCGGGCAGTGATGCGGCCGAGGATGTCTTGGCCATCCGCGATCAGGGGGCGGGCCCCACCAATATCACCGTGGCGGGCAGTGCGGTCAGTTATGGCGGCACGCAAATCGGCACCTTTACGGGGGGCAGTGGCGGGACCGACCTGGTCATCACGCTCGATGCCAATGCCGATTCGGCGGCGGTGAGTGCGTTGGTGCAGAACATCACCTATGAGAACACGGACACGGACAACCCGACCTTGGGCAGCCGCACGGTGCGCTATGTGCTGACCGATGGGGACGGGGGCACCAGTGCCAACTACGACACGACGGTGACGATCAGCAGCCAAAACGATGCGCCGGTGTTGACGCCGGCCAGCCCCACGCTCACCACCATCACGGAAGATGACACGACGAACAGCGGCGACCTGGTGTCGACCATCGTCGGCGCTTCGATCACCGATGTGGATTCGGGGGCGGTGGAGGGGATCGCGATTACGGGCCTCACGAGCGGCAACGGGACGTGGGAATATGACATCGGGGGCGGGTGGACAGCGGTGGGCGCGGTCAGTGATGTCTCAGCGTTGCTGCTGCGCAGCACCGATAGCTTACGGTTTGTGCCGGACGGGCAGAATGCGGACAGTGCGACGGTGACCTACCGGGCCTGGGATCAGACGAGCGGGACGGAAGGGACGAAGGTGGATGCGAGTACGAACGGGGGCACGACGGCCTTCTCGACCGCGACGGATACGGCCAGCATCACGGTGACGGCGGTCAATGACGCGCCGGTGTTGACGCCGGCGAGTCCCACGCTCACCACCATCACCGAAGATGACACGAGCAACAGCGGCGACCTGGTGTCGGCCATCGTGGGCAGCTCGATTGCCGATGTGGACAGTGGGGCGGTGGAAGGCATCGCCATCACGGGCCTCACCAGTGGCAACGGCACGTGGGAGTATGACATCGGAAGCGGCTGGACGGCGGTGGGGGCGGTCAGTGATGCGACGGCGCTCTTGCTCCGTAGTACCGATAGCTTACGGTTTGTGCCGGATGGGTTGAATGCGGACAGTGCGACGGTCACCTATCGGGCGTGGGATCAGACGAGCGGGACGGAAGGGACGAAGGTGGACGCGTCGACCAACGGCGGGACGACGGCCTTCTCGACGGCGACGGATACGGCGACGATCACGGTGACGGCGGTCAACGATGCCCCGGCTATCATCACTAACGGAGGGGGGCCCACTGCCGCCCTTACCCGGAGTGAAAATATTACTGCTGTGACGACAGTGACGGCCACAGATGTAGATGTGCCGGCAGACACGCTGCAATATAGCATCATTGGTGGAGCGGACATGGCTCTGTTTTCTATCGGGAGTGGCACTGGCGTCCTTGTCTTTAATGCCGCTCCGGACTTCGAGGCGCCCGGGGATGCCGACACGGACAATGTGTATGAAGTGACCGTGCAGGTCAGTGACGGGAACGGTGGATTCGACACGCAAGCCATCTCCGTTACCGTGGTCGATAACGTCGGCACTTTGACAGTCGATACGACCTCCGATACGGCCGATGGGGATACCTCCTCGATCGCAGCCTTGCTGGCGGATAAGGGGTTTGATGGGTTTATTTCTCTTCGAGAAGCCATTATTGCCACCAACAACACGGGTAATGATGGGGCGGCGGATCAAATCAATTTCAACATTGCGGGGGCCGGCCCGCATACGATCAGTCCGTCTTCAGCTTTAACCACCCTTACCGATGTCGTGGTGATTGACGGGTACACGCAGGCTGGTTCATCGGCCAATACGCTTGCGACTGGAAATGATGGTGTCTTGCAAATCGAACTGAATGGCACTGGTGCGGGTAGTGCAAACGGACTGACTCTTGGCTCGGGGAGCGCCGGCAGTACGATCAAGGGTTTGATTATCAATCGCTTCAGCCTCAGCGGTATTCAACTCAGTGGTGCCAACAATGTTGTGGTGGGCAACTGGATCGGTTTGGATAATACCGGGGCGGTTGACCAGGGGAACGCCATAGATGGTATTACGATCACCGCGAATAATAATACCATTGGCAGTGCCGCCGCTGCAGACCGCAACGTGATCTCCGGGAATAATGACGAGGGTGTGGATGTTGATCCTGGCATTTCCGGGACAGTCATCCAAGGAAACTATATTGGCACCAATATTTCAGGCACTGCGGCTGTCGGCAATGGACAGGTCGGTGTGGGGCCCTGGGGAGGAATTATTGTAGACGGGAGTAACAACACGATTGGAGGCTCAAATACGGGGGAGGGGAACCTCATTTCCGGCAATAATCAATGGGGTGTGTGGATCATCGGGACGGGAAATCGCGTGCTGGGTAACAAAATCGGCACCGATGCCGCGGGAACTGTTGCCTTGGGAAATGTCGGCGATGGTATTCAGATCGCCACCTCGAGTAACAAGGTGGGTGGGGTGAATGCCGGCGAAGGCAATCTCATCGCACACAACACCAATAATGGTGTGAATGTCACCGGAGGGACGAACAATAGTATTCTTGGTAACCAGATTCATTCAAATACCGGTTTGGGCATTGAGTTAGGAAGTACCGGAGTTACTGTCAACGACGCGGGTGATGCCGATGCGGGTGCCAACGACCTGCAGAATTTTCCTGTGCTGGCTACCGCCGATGTGGATTCGCCGACCCAGGTCACTATAGACGGGACCTTCAATAGTACGGCCAGTTCCTCGTTCCGGGTTGAGTTTTTCAAGAATACCACTGCGACCGGCGAAGATCCTTCCGGTCACGGAGAAGGCCAAACCTATCTTGGTTTTACGAGCGTCACGACGGATGGCAGCGGCAATGGGAGTTTTAATCTCACTTTGAACGCTTCGGTAACAACAGGTGAGTTTGTGACGGCCACCGCCACAGAAGATTTGGGAGGCGGTAACTATGGTTCAACCTCGGAATTTTCGCTTAACACGACTGCGGTTGCGGAAAACGATGCCCCGGTGCTGACACCGTCGAGTCCCACGCTCACGACCATCACGGAGGATGACACGAGCAATAGCGGCCATTTGGTGTCGGCGATCGTCGGCGCGAGTATCACGGATGTGGACACAGGGGCGGTGGAGGGCATCGCCATCACCGCCCTCACGAGTGGCAACGGCACGTGGGAGTACGACATCGGGGGTGGGTGGACGGCGGTGGGGGCGGTCAGTGATGACGACGGCCTTCTCGACGGCGACGGATACGGCGACGATCACGGTGACGGCGGTCAATGA
- a CDS encoding AAA family ATPase, with protein sequence MEIQKTVQAFQRLKGQETILQAAGVDTADTSEPPSPCHVIGFAGAKGGVGTTTVALNVAMTLVHGGHRVIYVELSPHLGTATRLLHMPHQSPLRNAATTLTDMNEAVVSQLLMQHSTGLQVLCVPIWDQEVGAQVSTEFLTVLFRELKGLADYLILDFPLEPSFPSICFLGQCQILDLVMESDAIGMNLAKNQLAFIRSHCETPVFVTLVNRSGIPLADGVQSIQEEIGYEIPVVIPTASELCYTAGIKKLPIVCFNPESVPAMQFVKLSEHLLGYFSEDGPEPKRDRRGRDRRKGNRRDRGVW encoded by the coding sequence ATGGAGATTCAAAAAACCGTGCAAGCGTTTCAGCGATTGAAAGGACAGGAAACTATACTCCAAGCGGCCGGCGTCGATACGGCCGATACAAGCGAGCCACCATCACCCTGCCATGTGATCGGCTTTGCCGGTGCCAAGGGAGGAGTCGGAACGACCACGGTAGCACTCAATGTCGCCATGACCCTTGTTCATGGAGGCCATCGCGTCATCTATGTCGAGCTGAGCCCCCATTTGGGAACGGCCACGCGGCTCCTTCACATGCCACACCAATCGCCTTTGCGCAATGCAGCGACCACGTTAACAGACATGAATGAAGCGGTGGTGAGCCAACTGCTCATGCAACATTCGACAGGACTGCAAGTCCTCTGTGTACCCATTTGGGATCAAGAAGTGGGGGCTCAAGTCTCCACGGAATTCCTGACCGTATTATTCCGGGAACTCAAAGGACTCGCAGATTATCTGATACTTGATTTTCCGTTGGAACCCTCTTTTCCATCCATATGTTTTCTCGGTCAATGTCAGATCCTGGATCTCGTGATGGAGAGCGATGCCATTGGTATGAATTTAGCGAAAAACCAATTAGCGTTTATCCGAAGCCACTGCGAAACTCCCGTGTTTGTCACCCTCGTGAATCGCTCGGGTATTCCATTAGCTGACGGGGTCCAGAGTATCCAGGAAGAAATCGGCTATGAAATCCCGGTCGTCATCCCCACAGCCTCGGAGTTATGTTATACCGCCGGCATTAAAAAATTGCCGATCGTCTGCTTCAACCCCGAAAGCGTCCCTGCCATGCAGTTTGTCAAACTGAGCGAACACCTGCTCGGGTACTTTTCCGAAGACGGTCCGGAGCCAAAACGAGACCGACGAGGCCGGGACCGCCGGAAAGGCAACCGTCGAGACCGTGGTGTCTGGTAA